In a genomic window of Blastocatellia bacterium:
- a CDS encoding ComEC/Rec2 family competence protein, whose amino-acid sequence MSIDTRTITDAARRSAEAATRVVARRRPAFRSALSVSRQPFLYLTAALATGILLDRWLEAPRWLIAPLALAAMARAAGLVLVKKATQATLTLFIGLILAGAWLSLQERQGVEATRLRRLFAAGIIRAEDPVELIGVLARPPEPAPDAFFLDLEAESLRARDVTTKASGTVRLLISPGDEEAAGEFRQLALDTGARLRVLVRLERANRYSNPGSPDFNDFLERRGYDLKGTIKSPLLIEPLGRAKTHRALAWLFRLRIKLMAAIDARFRAPTSGTLKAMLAGNRYFLDAEVSERLRQSATFHTLVIAGLHMGILAWALLRVRWDFWRSRRRKAAGQSVARTLAAIILLWAYAAMVGLAPPVMRAASMLTIGIIGPLLFRRAASINTVSLSAFVMLALEPAVVADPAFQLSFVAVAAIVALALPLLDRLKQIGEWRPQARSPHPPVCPPMIRALAEILFWDEREFRRESRRSPIRYRLDKSPASRRLNRLRLQPLARVVAQLVITSTAIQLATLPLMAVYFNRVSPIGILLNITAGLLTAVLMLCGLAVLLIAPLSAPLAAVVAAVVNAAHTLLAHSVVPFAHLTFATFRVAHYEDWHALIYALYFVPLAGLAVCLDRWRPVDEFYAVERSGVGDAATRGRGDAEKERGLSKTAAPRRVPVSPRRRVPVSLCLLALLASTAAILRPVAIAPTGKLTIYFLDVGQGDAALVVFPRGTTMLVDAGGGLQVGRVTNFTKPEAGAAQTPQATPAADRQANDDVDAADEASFNDDGFAVGEAVVARFLWSQRRTYVDYALATHADADHIAGFTQVMKNFRVGQCLIGHRPSDDLEYEQFARNVREQRIPLAALAAGQRFDIDGVTVEALWPPRTTATAVTSNNNDSVVLRLVYGGRAILMTGDIEAPAEAALVAAGPDLRADVLKVPHHGSKTSSTATFLDRVRPRCAIISVGERSRFGHPHAAVVERYQSRGIRLLQTGRDGMVMVETDGASLNISTFNSNR is encoded by the coding sequence ATGTCTATTGACACCCGCACAATCACGGACGCCGCGAGGCGGTCGGCAGAGGCGGCGACTCGCGTTGTTGCGCGGCGGCGTCCCGCCTTCCGCTCGGCGCTGAGCGTCAGCCGCCAGCCCTTCCTTTATCTTACCGCCGCGCTCGCCACAGGCATTCTTCTCGACCGCTGGCTCGAAGCGCCGCGCTGGCTGATTGCGCCGCTCGCCCTCGCGGCAATGGCGCGAGCGGCGGGACTGGTTTTAGTGAAGAAAGCTACACAGGCGACGCTGACGCTGTTCATCGGCCTTATCCTCGCCGGTGCGTGGTTATCATTACAGGAGCGCCAGGGCGTCGAGGCGACACGCTTGCGCCGGCTGTTTGCCGCCGGGATCATCCGGGCCGAAGACCCGGTTGAATTGATCGGTGTGCTTGCCCGACCGCCGGAGCCTGCGCCCGACGCCTTCTTTCTCGACCTTGAAGCCGAAAGCCTGCGGGCGCGGGATGTCACAACCAAAGCGTCGGGAACGGTTCGACTGCTCATCTCGCCCGGCGACGAGGAGGCCGCAGGCGAATTCAGACAGCTCGCGCTCGACACCGGCGCGCGGCTGCGTGTGCTGGTGCGGCTTGAACGGGCAAACCGCTACAGCAATCCCGGCTCACCCGATTTCAACGACTTCCTCGAACGGCGCGGCTACGATTTGAAGGGCACGATCAAAAGCCCGCTGCTCATCGAGCCGCTCGGCAGGGCGAAGACCCATCGCGCCCTCGCCTGGCTGTTCCGCCTGCGGATTAAATTGATGGCGGCGATAGACGCGCGCTTCCGTGCGCCGACGAGCGGCACATTGAAAGCCATGCTGGCGGGCAATCGTTACTTTCTCGACGCCGAGGTCAGCGAGCGCCTCAGGCAGAGCGCCACTTTTCACACGCTGGTCATCGCCGGCCTGCACATGGGCATTCTGGCGTGGGCGCTGCTGCGTGTGCGCTGGGATTTTTGGCGAAGCCGCAGGCGCAAGGCAGCAGGTCAGAGCGTGGCGCGCACGCTGGCGGCGATCATTCTGTTATGGGCTTATGCGGCGATGGTCGGACTGGCGCCGCCGGTCATGCGCGCCGCCAGCATGCTGACGATAGGCATTATCGGGCCGTTGCTCTTTCGCCGCGCCGCTTCGATCAACACGGTGTCGCTCTCGGCGTTTGTGATGCTGGCCTTGGAACCGGCAGTGGTGGCCGATCCGGCGTTTCAGCTCAGCTTCGTGGCGGTCGCCGCTATCGTCGCGCTCGCCCTGCCGCTGCTTGATCGTCTCAAGCAGATCGGCGAGTGGCGGCCACAGGCGCGCTCGCCGCATCCCCCTGTTTGCCCGCCGATGATTCGCGCCCTGGCCGAGATATTGTTTTGGGACGAGCGCGAGTTCCGGCGCGAGAGCCGCCGCTCGCCGATCCGTTATCGTCTGGACAAATCGCCCGCGTCGCGGCGGCTGAATCGGCTGCGCTTGCAACCGCTGGCGCGTGTCGTAGCGCAACTGGTCATCACCTCGACGGCCATTCAACTGGCGACCCTGCCATTGATGGCAGTCTATTTCAACCGCGTCTCGCCCATCGGCATTCTCTTGAACATCACGGCGGGGTTGCTGACCGCTGTGCTGATGCTCTGCGGCCTGGCGGTGCTGTTGATTGCGCCGTTGAGCGCGCCGCTGGCCGCAGTCGTCGCCGCTGTAGTCAACGCTGCACACACGTTGCTGGCGCATTCGGTCGTGCCTTTCGCGCACCTGACTTTTGCGACCTTTCGCGTCGCGCACTATGAAGACTGGCATGCGTTGATCTATGCGCTCTACTTCGTGCCGCTCGCGGGGCTTGCCGTATGCCTGGATCGCTGGCGGCCCGTAGACGAGTTCTATGCCGTCGAACGCTCCGGAGTAGGCGACGCGGCGACACGGGGACGCGGCGACGCGGAGAAAGAGAGAGGGTTGAGCAAAACCGCAGCCCCTCGCCGCGTCCCCGTGTCGCCGCGTCGCCGCGTCCCTGTTTCGCTTTGCCTGCTGGCGTTGTTGGCTTCGACGGCGGCCATCCTTCGACCTGTAGCCATAGCGCCGACGGGCAAGCTGACCATCTACTTCCTTGATGTCGGACAGGGCGATGCGGCGCTCGTCGTCTTCCCGCGCGGCACGACGATGCTGGTTGATGCGGGCGGCGGGCTGCAAGTCGGCAGAGTAACGAACTTCACAAAACCAGAAGCCGGCGCCGCGCAAACACCGCAAGCCACGCCGGCAGCAGATCGCCAGGCGAATGATGACGTGGATGCCGCGGACGAGGCGTCGTTTAATGACGATGGCTTTGCGGTTGGCGAAGCGGTGGTTGCGCGCTTTCTCTGGTCGCAGCGCCGAACCTATGTGGATTACGCGCTGGCGACGCACGCCGACGCCGACCACATCGCCGGTTTCACTCAGGTGATGAAAAATTTTCGCGTCGGCCAGTGTTTGATCGGCCACCGCCCGTCCGACGATCTTGAGTATGAGCAGTTCGCGCGCAACGTCAGAGAGCAACGGATTCCGCTCGCTGCGCTTGCCGCGGGGCAGCGCTTCGATATCGATGGCGTGACGGTCGAAGCACTATGGCCGCCACGTACCACGGCGACGGCAGTCACTTCGAACAACAATGACTCGGTGGTGCTGCGGCTGGTCTATGGCGGCCGCGCTATCTTGATGACCGGCGACATCGAAGCGCCGGCGGAAGCGGCGCTGGTGGCGGCAGGTCCCGACCTGCGCGCAGACGTTTTGAAAGTCCCGCATCACGGCTCGAAGACTTCTTCGACCGCGACGTTCCTGGATCGCGTGCGCCCACGCTGTGCCATCATCTCGGTCGGCGAGCGCAGCCGTTTTGGCCATCCCCACGCGGCGGTCGTCGAACGTTACCAGTCGCGTGGCATTCGACTGCTTCAAACCGGGCGCGATGGCATGGTGATGGTCGAGACGGACGGCGCCAGCCTCAACATCTCGACTTTTAACAGCAACCGCTAA
- the atpA gene encoding F0F1 ATP synthase subunit alpha: MEPIRADEISKIIRQQIEGYDANVEVTEVGTVIQAGDGIAEIYGLERVMAGELLDLPHEVAGIALNLEEDKVGAILFGNYEKIKEGDEVRRTKRIMSVPVGEEVIGRVVDPLGRPLDGRGPIESSQFNPLEKIAPGVMDRQPVREPMLTGLKAIDAMVPIGRGQRELLIGDRQTGKTAVAIDTILNSKGRDLICIYVAIGQKESTVAQVKKTLEDNDAMSYTVIVDASASSPAAMQYIAPYAGTAMGEYFRDSGRHVLCIYDDLSKHAWAYRAISLLLRRPPGREAYPGDVFYLHSRLLERSAKLSDALGGGSLTALPVIETQAGDISAYIPTNVISITDGQIFLEADLFHSGVRPAINVGNSVSRVGGSAQTKAMKQVAGTLRLDLAQYRDLAAFAQFGSDLDKATQQQLNRGGKLTELLKQPQYSPMPVEQQVVVIWAGTKGHLDDISLDQVKKFESGLLSFIENAHSGLLEKLRERKKIDDEIEGEMRAAVTEFKDRFTAEAQTASA; this comes from the coding sequence ATGGAACCCATCAGGGCAGATGAAATCAGCAAGATCATACGTCAACAGATCGAAGGCTATGACGCCAACGTCGAAGTCACCGAAGTCGGCACAGTGATTCAGGCCGGCGACGGCATCGCCGAGATCTACGGCCTGGAGCGCGTCATGGCGGGCGAGCTGCTCGACCTGCCGCACGAGGTTGCCGGCATCGCGCTCAACCTCGAAGAAGACAAGGTCGGCGCCATCCTCTTCGGCAATTACGAGAAGATCAAAGAGGGCGACGAAGTGCGGCGCACCAAGCGCATCATGTCTGTGCCGGTCGGCGAAGAGGTGATCGGTCGCGTCGTTGACCCGCTGGGCCGCCCGCTTGACGGGCGCGGCCCGATTGAAAGCAGCCAGTTCAACCCGCTCGAAAAGATCGCTCCCGGCGTCATGGATCGCCAGCCGGTGCGCGAGCCGATGTTGACCGGATTGAAAGCCATTGACGCGATGGTGCCAATCGGGCGCGGCCAGCGCGAGCTGCTGATTGGCGACCGCCAGACCGGCAAGACCGCCGTCGCCATTGATACCATCCTCAATTCCAAGGGCCGCGACCTGATCTGCATCTACGTCGCCATCGGCCAGAAAGAATCGACCGTCGCGCAGGTCAAAAAGACGCTCGAAGATAACGACGCCATGAGCTACACCGTCATCGTTGATGCGTCGGCTTCGAGCCCCGCGGCGATGCAGTACATCGCGCCCTATGCGGGGACGGCGATGGGCGAATACTTCCGCGACAGCGGCAGGCATGTGCTATGCATTTATGACGACCTGTCGAAGCACGCCTGGGCCTATCGCGCCATCTCGCTGTTACTGCGCCGCCCGCCCGGACGCGAGGCTTATCCGGGGGACGTCTTCTACCTGCACTCCCGCTTGCTGGAACGTTCGGCGAAGCTCTCGGATGCGCTCGGCGGCGGCAGCCTGACGGCGCTGCCGGTGATTGAAACGCAGGCCGGCGACATCTCGGCCTACATTCCGACCAACGTGATTTCGATCACCGACGGGCAGATTTTCTTAGAAGCCGACCTCTTCCACTCCGGCGTGCGCCCGGCGATCAACGTCGGCAACTCGGTGAGCCGCGTCGGCGGCTCGGCGCAAACCAAGGCGATGAAGCAGGTGGCGGGCACCTTGCGCCTTGACCTGGCGCAGTACCGCGACCTGGCGGCGTTCGCGCAGTTCGGCTCTGACCTCGACAAGGCGACGCAGCAACAGCTCAACCGCGGCGGCAAGCTGACCGAGCTGCTCAAGCAGCCGCAGTATTCGCCGATGCCCGTCGAGCAACAGGTGGTGGTGATCTGGGCCGGCACCAAAGGCCATCTGGACGACATTTCGCTCGATCAGGTGAAGAAGTTCGAGTCGGGGCTGCTCTCCTTTATCGAGAACGCCCACAGCGGCCTGCTCGAAAAACTGCGCGAGCGCAAGAAGATTGACGACGAGATCGAAGGCGAGATGCGCGCCGCCGTCACCGAGTTCAAAGATCGATTCACGGCGGAAGCGCAAACGGCTTCGGCTTAA
- a CDS encoding AAA family ATPase, with the protein MVAQLNYYTESLRAVSDADYTRLDHNTKSDESVNFEQQLRSRVIGQDPAVQALAQLYQVYQAGLNMPGRPIGTLLFLGPTGTGKTKSVEAAAEILFGSPTAFIRVDCAEFQHSHEIAKLIGSPPGYLGHRETPPILTQEHINSYHTERVKLTLVLFDEIEKASDALWQLLLGVLDKATLTLGDNRRVDFSRTIVVMTSNLGAREMEKLSEAKLGFSVPCITPADVTNNHLSKLGVEAARRKFSPEFMNRIDKIVVFKQLSESCLQQILELELQAVQRRVLATGAGRFILRYTERAKQFLLNEGTDARYGARPLKRTIERNVILPLSNLIATRQIGEGDVILVDLAADENILVFLKQNVTSIFSSRYDSPFGRRTTRQTRIA; encoded by the coding sequence ATGGTAGCGCAACTCAATTATTACACAGAGAGTTTAAGGGCAGTCAGCGACGCTGACTACACGCGGCTGGATCACAACACGAAATCAGACGAGTCGGTAAACTTCGAGCAGCAACTACGCTCGCGGGTCATCGGCCAGGACCCTGCCGTGCAGGCGCTGGCGCAGTTGTATCAGGTCTATCAAGCCGGCTTGAACATGCCTGGCCGGCCCATCGGCACACTGCTATTTCTGGGGCCAACCGGCACCGGTAAAACAAAATCGGTCGAAGCCGCCGCCGAGATTCTCTTCGGCAGCCCGACCGCTTTCATTCGCGTCGATTGCGCGGAGTTTCAGCACTCACACGAGATCGCCAAGCTGATCGGCTCGCCCCCGGGCTACCTCGGTCACCGCGAGACGCCGCCGATTCTGACGCAGGAGCATATCAACAGCTACCACACCGAGCGCGTCAAGCTGACGCTGGTGCTGTTTGACGAGATCGAGAAGGCGAGCGATGCGCTCTGGCAGTTGCTGCTCGGCGTGCTCGACAAAGCGACGCTGACCTTAGGCGACAACCGCCGCGTCGACTTTTCGCGCACCATCGTCGTGATGACCTCGAACCTTGGCGCGCGCGAGATGGAGAAGCTCTCGGAAGCGAAGCTCGGCTTCAGTGTGCCGTGCATCACGCCCGCCGACGTGACGAATAATCACCTGAGCAAGCTCGGCGTCGAGGCGGCGCGCCGCAAGTTCTCGCCCGAGTTCATGAACCGCATCGATAAAATCGTCGTCTTCAAGCAACTCTCGGAGAGCTGTTTGCAACAGATCCTTGAGCTGGAATTGCAGGCCGTGCAGCGGCGCGTGCTGGCGACCGGCGCCGGACGCTTCATCCTGCGCTATACCGAGCGCGCCAAGCAGTTCTTGCTCAACGAAGGCACCGACGCGCGTTATGGCGCGCGCCCGCTCAAGCGCACGATTGAGCGCAACGTCATCTTGCCGCTGTCGAACCTGATCGCCACGCGGCAGATCGGCGAGGGCGACGTGATCCTCGTAGACCTGGCGGCAGACGAAAATATCCTGGTCTTCTTGAAGCAGAACGTCACCAGCATCTTTTCGAGCCGCTACGATTCGCCGTTCGGACGCCGGACGACCCGGCAGACTAGAATTGCTTAA
- the atpH gene encoding ATP synthase F1 subunit delta, with protein sequence MSATTVARRYAEAMADVAIARNQVDQIDGELRTFAEMLRQSRELAHVFASPVQSHQDKGKVLEAIIARTRPGVFTANLLRTMLTHYRLPLVAEVYEQYRRIINERRGVMVAEVTTAQPLAATEQAQLGQRLEAITGKRIEFQFKTDATLIGGVVTRIGSVVYDGSVRTQLQGIERRLKSGVG encoded by the coding sequence ATGAGCGCCACCACCGTCGCCCGCCGCTATGCCGAAGCGATGGCCGATGTCGCCATCGCGCGCAATCAGGTTGATCAGATCGATGGCGAGCTGCGCACCTTTGCCGAGATGTTGCGCCAGAGCCGCGAGCTTGCGCATGTCTTCGCCAGTCCCGTGCAGTCGCATCAGGACAAAGGCAAAGTGCTTGAAGCCATCATCGCGCGAACCCGGCCCGGCGTCTTTACGGCGAACCTGCTGCGCACAATGCTGACCCACTACCGGCTGCCGCTGGTTGCGGAAGTCTATGAACAGTATCGCCGCATCATCAACGAGCGGCGCGGCGTCATGGTCGCCGAGGTGACGACGGCGCAACCGCTCGCCGCCACAGAGCAAGCGCAGCTCGGCCAGCGGCTTGAGGCCATCACCGGCAAGCGCATCGAGTTTCAATTCAAGACCGACGCGACGTTGATCGGCGGCGTCGTGACGCGCATCGGCTCGGTGGTCTACGACGGCTCGGTGCGCACACAGTTGCAAGGAATCGAGCGGAGACTGAAATCAGGTGTCGGGTGA
- a CDS encoding YkgJ family cysteine cluster protein has translation MTTGVPNKGAKKNGRELRVLFNCLKCPAYCCSYDRIEVTRRDVARLARHFDVTYEEAERRYTKMAYGDRVLRHQKDHIFKRVCQFLDLEERRCTIYHARPGVCREYPDSKRCGYYDFLASERRRQQDDEFIPSA, from the coding sequence ATGACCACAGGGGTTCCGAATAAGGGCGCGAAGAAAAATGGCCGCGAGCTACGCGTCCTCTTCAACTGCTTAAAATGTCCCGCTTATTGCTGTAGCTATGACCGCATCGAAGTCACGCGCCGTGACGTTGCGCGACTCGCCCGGCATTTCGACGTCACCTACGAAGAGGCCGAGCGCCGTTATACCAAGATGGCGTACGGCGACCGCGTCTTGCGCCATCAAAAGGATCACATCTTTAAGCGGGTTTGCCAGTTCCTCGACCTCGAAGAGCGCCGCTGCACGATCTACCACGCCCGGCCAGGCGTCTGCCGCGAATACCCCGACAGCAAGCGCTGTGGCTATTACGACTTTCTCGCATCCGAGCGCCGCCGCCAGCAGGACGACGAATTCATCCCGTCGGCGTGA
- a CDS encoding response regulator, producing MKKPTTGGLDRQKLLIVDDDSYWAEALRLFLCDKYDVEVVNSAAEALDRIQSDTPDAVIVDLVMPVMDGFGLMRRLSDGACAPVPMILLTGWKTAEVEQCAASFGCAAVLGKPVEPGILEEVVAAVVQHQPLARLT from the coding sequence ATGAAGAAACCGACGACGGGCGGCCTCGACCGCCAGAAGTTGCTGATCGTTGATGACGACAGCTACTGGGCCGAGGCGCTGCGGCTGTTCCTTTGCGACAAGTATGATGTCGAAGTGGTGAACTCAGCCGCTGAAGCGCTAGATAGGATTCAATCCGACACGCCCGACGCGGTCATCGTTGACCTGGTGATGCCCGTAATGGACGGCTTCGGTCTGATGCGTCGTCTAAGCGATGGCGCATGCGCGCCCGTGCCGATGATCCTGCTGACCGGCTGGAAGACCGCCGAAGTCGAGCAGTGCGCCGCTTCTTTCGGCTGCGCCGCGGTGCTTGGCAAGCCGGTCGAACCTGGAATACTTGAAGAGGTGGTGGCGGCTGTCGTTCAGCATCAGCCGCTCGCCCGCCTGACCTGA
- the atpF gene encoding F0F1 ATP synthase subunit B: MIFASYITPALLFLAENAEQLPWWRQPWWRPINLLIFLIFLIYLLVKKLRVGQVFDNRAATIVKELEQARRDKEEAQRRLAEVEARFARLDEEVAGIRAEAEREAAREAERIRQSATADAEKVRLTAQREIDGAMKAARTELRAFVAEQSVALAETMIRRDIRPEDNQRLLNRYMDELSEVGR; this comes from the coding sequence TTGATCTTCGCATCCTACATTACGCCAGCCTTGTTGTTTCTCGCCGAAAACGCCGAACAGCTCCCGTGGTGGAGACAGCCGTGGTGGCGACCGATTAACCTGCTCATCTTTCTCATCTTCCTGATTTATTTGCTGGTGAAGAAGCTGCGCGTCGGCCAGGTCTTTGACAACCGCGCGGCGACCATCGTGAAAGAGCTGGAGCAGGCGCGGCGCGATAAGGAAGAGGCACAGCGCCGGCTGGCCGAAGTCGAAGCGCGCTTCGCGCGCCTGGACGAAGAGGTCGCCGGGATTCGCGCCGAAGCTGAACGCGAAGCCGCCCGCGAAGCCGAGCGCATTCGCCAGTCGGCAACCGCCGACGCGGAAAAGGTACGTTTGACCGCGCAACGCGAGATTGATGGCGCGATGAAAGCGGCGCGCACTGAGCTGCGCGCCTTTGTCGCCGAGCAATCCGTGGCGCTGGCCGAAACCATGATCCGCCGCGATATCCGCCCCGAAGATAACCAGCGATTGCTCAACCGTTATATGGATGAGCTGAGCGAGGTCGGAAGATGA
- a CDS encoding VanZ family protein, translating into MAENLDSAQSPLAIRIMKYWLPVLLMIGAMYYASTDVFSGENTRNVIERIVLWLKPHTKEHTLQQINYIARKLAHFTEYALLAGLLFRAFRADSAARWRWRWATYSFNIAFVWALLDEFHQTFTHSRGGSIYDSLLDASGALFMLTVIALVHSRKNSGVRSQESE; encoded by the coding sequence ATGGCTGAAAATCTCGACAGCGCCCAGTCGCCGCTGGCGATCAGGATTATGAAGTACTGGCTGCCGGTGTTGTTGATGATCGGCGCGATGTACTACGCCTCGACCGACGTGTTCTCAGGCGAGAACACCCGCAACGTCATCGAGCGAATTGTTCTCTGGCTCAAGCCGCACACCAAAGAGCACACCCTTCAGCAGATCAATTACATTGCGCGCAAACTGGCGCACTTTACTGAATACGCCTTGCTGGCGGGGCTGCTGTTCCGCGCTTTCCGCGCCGATTCGGCAGCGCGCTGGCGCTGGCGCTGGGCGACCTACTCATTCAACATCGCTTTTGTCTGGGCGCTGCTCGACGAGTTTCATCAAACCTTCACGCACTCGCGCGGCGGCTCGATTTACGATTCGCTGCTCGACGCGTCGGGAGCGCTGTTTATGCTTACCGTTATCGCGTTGGTGCATTCGCGGAAGAATTCAGGAGTCAGAAGTCAGGAGTCAGAATAA
- the atpG gene encoding ATP synthase F1 subunit gamma, whose amino-acid sequence MANLQDLRRRVRSVRNMQKITRAMKLVAAARLRRAQERVVAARPYANTMMRVLGRLAASAGEYRHPLLDPRGDEHYVAVLVTADRGLCGGFNTNLNKAAQQFLRNNADKRVELVPVGRKGRDFFRRRPVDKLREYINVTARTTVQHSDAAEIARDLMEMYTAEDSTIDKVFLIYTEFISLMTQRVTVKQLLPIPADSFDAAATGSAASRADAREPEQGGLDYIYEQPPAQIFGSLLPRYVETQLFYALLESVASEQGARMTAMDSASKNAGEVIDTLTLNMNRVRQASITREIIEVVSGAQALSG is encoded by the coding sequence ATGGCAAACCTTCAAGACCTGCGACGACGAGTACGCTCTGTCCGCAACATGCAGAAGATCACGCGCGCGATGAAGCTGGTGGCGGCGGCCCGCCTGCGCCGCGCCCAGGAGCGCGTCGTCGCCGCCCGACCTTATGCCAACACGATGATGCGCGTACTGGGCCGACTGGCGGCGAGCGCCGGCGAGTATCGTCATCCGCTGCTCGACCCGCGTGGCGACGAGCATTACGTTGCCGTGCTGGTGACCGCAGACCGCGGCCTGTGCGGCGGGTTTAACACCAATCTCAACAAAGCGGCACAGCAGTTCCTGCGCAACAACGCCGACAAGCGCGTCGAGCTGGTTCCGGTCGGGCGCAAAGGGCGCGACTTCTTTCGCCGTCGCCCCGTAGACAAGCTGCGCGAATACATCAATGTCACGGCGCGCACCACCGTCCAGCACTCGGACGCCGCCGAAATCGCTCGCGATCTGATGGAGATGTACACCGCCGAAGACTCGACGATTGACAAAGTCTTTCTGATCTACACCGAGTTCATTTCATTGATGACGCAGCGCGTTACGGTCAAGCAATTGCTGCCGATTCCCGCTGACAGCTTTGACGCCGCCGCGACCGGGTCGGCGGCTTCGCGGGCTGATGCCCGCGAGCCGGAGCAAGGTGGCCTGGATTACATTTACGAGCAGCCGCCGGCGCAGATCTTCGGCAGCCTGCTGCCGCGCTACGTCGAGACGCAGCTCTTCTACGCGCTGTTGGAATCGGTCGCCAGCGAGCAGGGGGCGCGCATGACGGCGATGGATTCGGCGTCAAAGAACGCCGGCGAAGTCATCGACACACTGACGCTGAACATGAACCGTGTGCGGCAGGCGTCAATCACCCGCGAGATCATCGAAGTCGTTTCCGGCGCGCAGGCCCTGAGCGGCTAA
- a CDS encoding lysine biosynthesis protein LysW, translating into MPRGTCPECEAEVQVDEDTDKGDTVECDDCGTQLEVVGLDPIELDVAAVEEEEEEWDET; encoded by the coding sequence ATGCCAAGAGGAACGTGCCCCGAATGCGAGGCCGAGGTTCAGGTGGACGAAGACACCGATAAGGGCGACACGGTCGAGTGTGATGACTGCGGCACGCAGTTAGAAGTTGTCGGGCTCGATCCCATCGAACTAGACGTGGCTGCTGTCGAAGAAGAAGAAGAGGAATGGGACGAAACCTAA
- a CDS encoding ATP synthase F0 subunit B, with amino-acid sequence MLAHGVLAFAEGGSSIINPDGSLVFILLLFLLFVFVMNRLLFRPVSRILDQRQTLTAGAANDARAAARRYEMKLSEYEATIRQARAESYKNLEAQRAVALAERQQVVEAAKQATAEEIGRAKAEIQRQSEQARMTLETESRQIAENISRTILGRTVGGGAD; translated from the coding sequence TTGCTCGCACACGGCGTACTCGCCTTTGCAGAGGGTGGCAGCAGCATCATCAACCCGGACGGCTCGCTCGTCTTCATTCTCCTGCTTTTCCTCTTGTTCGTCTTCGTGATGAACCGGCTGCTGTTTCGCCCCGTCAGTCGCATCCTCGACCAGCGGCAAACCTTAACCGCCGGCGCCGCCAACGACGCGCGCGCCGCCGCCCGCCGCTATGAAATGAAGCTCAGCGAATACGAAGCGACCATCCGGCAGGCGCGCGCCGAAAGCTATAAGAATCTCGAAGCGCAGCGCGCCGTCGCGCTCGCCGAGCGTCAGCAAGTGGTCGAGGCCGCTAAACAAGCGACCGCCGAAGAGATCGGTCGAGCGAAGGCCGAAATCCAACGCCAGTCCGAGCAAGCCCGCATGACGCTAGAGACCGAATCGCGGCAGATCGCCGAAAACATTTCGCGCACCATCCTGGGGCGCACCGTCGGAGGTGGGGCCGATTGA